The window TGGGAGGGGGTAGGGGTGGGGTCGGTTGGATTTATTTTTTAAACCATTTTCTGATTGTTGGAGGTTACTGACATGTTGCGACGCGGATTGATTTTGTTTGTTTTGGTGGGATTTCTGACGGTCGCGGGAACGGTCTCGGCGCATACGCCGCTGTTCTCCTGCTTCGACAACGCAGATGGGACGATTTATTGTGAAGGCGGGTTTTCCGACGGCTCCAGTGCCGCCGGGGTTCCGATCATTGTCAAGGACGCTTCCGGAGAGGTGATTTTGTCTCTCCAATTGTCAGGCAACAGCGATGTGGAGTTCGATAAACCCGAGGGAGAGTACTCCGTTATTTTCGACGGCGGCGAGGGACATGATATTTTGATCCCTGGTTCGCAGATTTTCGAGTAGGAAATGTCCGGGCCTCGGATGGAGTCCTTTGGCTCGGTTTTCATTGAGTTGTGTTGAGAAGGATTGTTGTTATTAACCTTATGTAAGCCTTATTATGGAGGAAGAAATGAAACGAGGATTTTTGCTTGCCGGCCTGTTGACCCTGTTTTTGAGTGCTCCGGCCCTGGCGCACTTCCAGATGCTCTACACCCCGGAAAGCGCCCTGGAGCAAGGCGGAGAGATGAGCTTGAAGCTGGTCTTCACCCATCCGTTTGACGGTGATCATATCATGGACATGGACCCGGTCCAGGAGTTCTATGTGGTGCATCAGCGCGGCGAGGAAGGTGAACCCCAGAAGACCGACCTGAAGGAATATCTCTCGGAGATCACCTGGAAGGGCCTGGACGACGCCGCGGGGAAGGCTTTTGACGCCAAGCTGCCGGCCCGCGTGGTTCGCTCCATGGGCGACTACGTTTTCGTGCTCGTACCGACTCCTTACTATGAAAAGGCTGATGAGGAATATATTCAGCAGTTCACCAAGATGATCGTGAACGTGGGCGGCATGCCCGGCAACTGGCATGAGCCTTTGGGCTTGCCCGCCGAAATCGTGCCCTTGAACAAGCCCTACGCCAATTGGACCGGCGGAGTGTTCACCGGCGTTGTCATGTCCAACGGCGAGCCGGTTCCGAACATCGAGGTCGAGGTCGAGTACCTGAACGTGGACGTGGACATTGCCGCCAACGCCTTTGTCGGCGAGCCCAAGATCGAGGCCCCGCATCCGGCCTTTGAAACCATGTCCGTGATGGCCAACGACAAGGGTGAATTCACCATCGGTCTGCCCAAGGCCGGCTGGTGGGGCATCGCCGTGCCGGACGTGGTCGAGTTGGAGCACGACGGCAAGGAAATGGTCCAGGAAGCCGTGCTTTGGATTCAGGTCACGGATATCCCGTAGGCCCCTCCTGAAACGCCCCGTCTTCATTGTACTTCACTTGCAGTGAGGTCATGGGGGCGGGGCGCTTGAGGTTTTCGGTTGCGCTGGAAGTGATGTTTCTGTAAGCATCTAAAACTTCGAGGCATTGTATCTTTTCAGGCTAACTCAGGAGGTGCGAAATGAACGAAATGATGCGCAGTGGATTGTGGTTGCTGGCTGGTGTCGTGATCGGCGCGGCCGGAGCCAGCCTCATGGCTCGGCAGGACAGCCCCTTGCGGGGGGCGGTGGTGGGCACCCTGGCCCAAGGTCTGGCCGTAAAGGACAAAATGTTGACGTCCCTGGAAAAGGCCAAGGAAAACGTGGAGGACCTGGTGGCCGAAGCCAAGCAGGCCAAACCTGTCGCTGTGGCGCAGGAAAAATCCAAATAATTATCTCCACCCTGGTCGCCTTCGGCCAGGGTGGCCTCTTGATTTTGGTTTTTCGCAACTACTCAGCACAGAGTAATACTGTTGCCGGGGTCGGAATTGGAATCGGGATCGGGAAAGAAAACACTGGGATGTGTTCAAAATTCTTCCTGTTCCGATACCGATACCGATAGCGACCCAGATTGCCGGAGCAAGAGCGGACATAAAGCTGGCTCCTGACTCCTGACTTCAAACTCCGAACCCTC is drawn from Desulfonatronum thiodismutans and contains these coding sequences:
- a CDS encoding DUF4198 domain-containing protein; this encodes MKRGFLLAGLLTLFLSAPALAHFQMLYTPESALEQGGEMSLKLVFTHPFDGDHIMDMDPVQEFYVVHQRGEEGEPQKTDLKEYLSEITWKGLDDAAGKAFDAKLPARVVRSMGDYVFVLVPTPYYEKADEEYIQQFTKMIVNVGGMPGNWHEPLGLPAEIVPLNKPYANWTGGVFTGVVMSNGEPVPNIEVEVEYLNVDVDIAANAFVGEPKIEAPHPAFETMSVMANDKGEFTIGLPKAGWWGIAVPDVVELEHDGKEMVQEAVLWIQVTDIP